A single genomic interval of Phocoena sinus isolate mPhoSin1 chromosome 15, mPhoSin1.pri, whole genome shotgun sequence harbors:
- the MSLN gene encoding mesothelin isoform X1 produces MVGAGKQGGHQSGCPPQTVALQTAQPRLGSCGTPTHRSPLLLLRLGWVLLSRAQAAYTELDVMTPWLQRDLSWQRPEVTVILLRAQRYTEKKACPPGRKAQVLDENLVFYEEWELEACVDRALLAAQMDQVNPVPFTYQQLHIFKHKLDEFYPQGYPESLIQHLRYFFLWVTPEDIHKWNVTSLETVKSLLKVSKGHGMDAQVAALIARYVVGGGQLDKATLDTLATFPTTYLCLLSPEQLGFMQLNVVWVTRPQDLDTCSPWQMAVLYPKARIAFQNMSRSEYFTRIKTYLGGAPMEDLRVLSQQNINMDVATFKKLRREAVLPLTIAEVQKLLGANLVGLKAKEGNSPLRDWISRQSQEDLDRLGLGLHGGTRNGYLVLDFNVREDSSGGPHLLRLGPGPVLTVTPSRLLALILN; encoded by the exons atggtgggggcagggaagcagGGGGGACATCAGAGTGGCTGTCCTCCACAGACTGTGGCCTTGCAGACTGCTCAACCCCGCCTGGGGTCCTGTGGGACTCCCACCCACCGCAGCCCCTTGCTTCTTCTCCGCCTCG GGTGGGTGCTACTTTCCAGGGCCCAGGCTGCATACACGGAACTG GATGTCATGACCCCATGGCTGCAACGGGACCTGTCCTGGCAGCGGCCTGAGGTGACCGTCATCCTTCTGAGGGCCCAGCGGTACACAGAGA AGAAGGCCTGCCCCCCGGGGCGGAAGGCCCAAGTGTTGGATGAAAACCTTGTCTTCTACGAGGAGTGGGAGCTGGAGGCTTGTGTAGACAGAGCCCTGCTCGCCGCTCAGATGGACCAGGTGAACCCGGTGCCCTTCACCTACCAGCAGCTGCACATTTTCAAGCACAAATTGGATGAG TTCTACCCACAGGGGTACCCTGAGTCCCTGATCCAGCACCTGAGGTACTTCTTCCTTTGGGTGACCCCCGAGGACATCCACAAGTGGAATGTGACTTCCCTGGAGACCGTGAAATCTCTGCTCAAAGTCAGCAAAGGGCATGGGATGGATGCTCAG GTGGCCGCCCTCATTGCCCGCTATGTAGTGGGAGGGGGCCAGCTGGACAAGGCCACACTGGACACCCTGGCCACCTTCCCCACTACCTACCTGTGCCTCCTCAGCCCTGAGCAGCTGGGCTTCATGCAGCTCAACGTTGTTTG GGTGACCAGGCCCCAGGACCTGGACACATGCAGCCCATGGCAGATGGCTGTCCTCTACCCCAAGGCCCGCATCGCCTTCCAGAACATGAGCAGGTCTGAATACTTCACAAGGATCAAGACTTACCTGG GTGGGGCCCCCATGGAGGACCTGCGGGTTCTCAGTCAGCAGAACATAAACATGGATGTGGCCACATTCAAGAAGCTGCGGAGAGAGGCTGTGCTG CCGCTGACCATTGCTGAGGTGCAGAAACTTCTGGGTGCAAACCTGGTGGGCCTGAAGGCTAAGGAGGGGAACAGCCCACTGCGGGATTGGATCTCCCGGCAGTCGCAGGAGGACCTggacaggctggggctggggctccaTGGTGGCACCCGCAACGGctacctggtcctggacttcaaCGTCCGAG AGGACTCCTCCGGAGGCCCTCACCTCCTCAGACTAGGACCTGGACCTGTGCTCACTGTGACCCCAAGTCGGCTCCTGGCCTTGATCCTGAACTGA